A genomic region of Metopolophium dirhodum isolate CAU chromosome 1, ASM1992520v1, whole genome shotgun sequence contains the following coding sequences:
- the LOC132933435 gene encoding uncharacterized protein LOC132933435 yields MKNSGKDLETYNLTLLCPINKSKMKLPVKSVKCNHLQCFDLQAFISLNEIEPTWLCPICSKSCILADLKIDSFLSFIINSINLPKTCEEVELDANGKWKPCILNSDSREGILGTSCGPLEKTILEIDLGNSDDEDLGDIVKTVLPITSAGNSNGSIRY; encoded by the coding sequence atgaaaaattctgGTAAAGATTTGGAGACTTACAACTTGACTCTTTTATgtccaataaataaatcaaaaatgaaacTGCCTGTCAAATCTGTCAAATGTAATCATTTGCAGTGTTTTGACTTGCAAGCTTTCATTTCTTTGAATGAGATAGAACCCACATGGCTGTGCCCTATATGTTCGAAGTCCTGTATCTTGGCTGATTTGAAAATAGACTCTTTCCTTTCGTTTATTATCAATAGTATAAACTTACCTAAAACTTGCGAGGAAGTAGAGCTTGATGCGAATGGTAAATGGAAACCATGTATATTGAACAGTGATAGTCGTGAAGGTATTTTGGGTACATCTTGTGGCcctttagaaaaaactattcttgaAATTGATTTGGGTAACTCAGATGATGAAGATCTCGGTGATATTGTAAAAACAGTATTACCGATAACAAGTGCAGGGAATTCCAATGGTTCAATaagatactaa
- the LOC132937518 gene encoding uncharacterized protein LOC132937518, which translates to MAGPIENMADIYKKTFKYTPPSPPPKLIDCSNLTIDFTARKFLNIGLDPTDEFKTVIHIITSSRYVNIPIDFLQSIFRLMGNILSFILDRPEKYKRNLFLDNDVISMSSMTYHSENTLVLESKIQDGCRVLLNRTDLLTLQDLEYTIFEIINRKSIIIKPIVIHQIDLIASFLKSNVALENSKTDMRTHVRNIDNNYLSIHVIGENDYIFTNQLKLYATDSIVQKWMEKIKKYEGYNDECSIAFSPQSYFSSYPQGNPAQESHLENIQEGRSENDGPFGPQYN; encoded by the exons atggctGGTCCAATCGAAAATATGGCAGATATTTAcaagaaaacttttaaatatactccACCGTCACCACCACCCAAGCTCATCGATTGCAGTAATCTAACCATCGACTTCACAGCtcgtaaatttttaaacattgggtTAGATCCTACCGATGAATTCAAAACCgtgattcatattataacatcttcGCGGTATGTAAATATTCCTATCGATTTTCTACAAAGTATATTCAGACTTATGGGGAACATTCTATCATTCATACTCGATCGTCCAGAAAAATACaaacgaaatttatttttggataacGACGTAATTTCAATGTCTAGTATGACATATCACTCGGAGAACACACTTGTTTTAGAATCAAAAATTCAAGACGGATGTCGTGTTCTGTTAAATCGAACGGATCTTTTGACCTTACAAGATTTAGAATACACCATTTTTGAGATTATCAAtagaaaatctattataattaaaccgATTGTAATACACCAAATTGATCTAATCGCTTCATTCTTAAAATCAAACGTAGCGTTAGAAAATTCTAAGACTGATATGAGAACTCATGTGAGGaacatcgataataattatctttcaATACATGTTATTGGCGAGAACGACTACATTTTCACAaatcaactaaaattatatgcaaCTGATTCGATCGTTCAAAAATGGatggagaaaataaaaaaatatgag ggATACAATGACGAGTGTTCCATAGCTTTTTCACCACAATCGTACTTCAGTTCATATCCGCag ggaAATCCAGCACAAGAGAGCCACCTCGAAAACATTCAGGAAGGACGTTCGGAAAACGATGGGCCATTTGgaccacaatataattaa
- the LOC132933434 gene encoding uncharacterized protein LOC132933434, which translates to MDDSYLDVGVDYVDECKITQKHYHSFTPYSNMSLSNNDEIRISVLNMDAYTLPCESYIYIEGRVNKPSDAVGDVRFSNNGLAFLFSEMRYEINGIEIQKLKTPGVASCLKAYCSYTPNDLNTLENAAWDSAMDGEDNKNFMSNNVFTGCIPLKHLFGFCEDYKKILLNCNQQLILNRASTDLDAIHVVGEGATEAVSKNRKITIELTRVVWKMPIIRVSDKEKLRLIKVVDSCKTLSCAFRTWDLCEYPILPRNTSHSWTVKSSNLLEKPRFVLFGLQTDRKKNIEIDAGRFDHCQLKNLKVHLNSEVYPYEDFRADFKNNTTSILYKAYADFQKSYYEKEYSEPLLSKHIFQNYSPIIVVDLSCQNDNVKSSTVDLRIEFETDTVIPEKTTAYCLILHDQIINYSPFSGEVRKL; encoded by the coding sequence atggacgACTCGTATTTAGACGTTGGGGTCGATTATGTCGATGagtgtaaaataacacaaaagcATTATCATTCGTTCACTCCATACTCAAACATGTCTTTATCGAATAACGATGAAATTAGGATAAGTGTTTTAAATATGGATGCATACACTCTACCATGCGaaagctatatttatatagaggGGAGAGTAAATAAACCGTCCGATGCAGTGGGAGATgtacgtttttcaaataatggatTGGCATTTTTATTCTCCGAAATGCGCTATGAAATAAACGgaatagaaattcaaaaattaaaaacacctgGAGTTGCATCTTGCTTGAAAGCATATTGTTCGTATACTCCAAACGATTTGAATACGTTGGAGAACGCTGCTTGGGACTCGGCGATGGATGGTGaagataataaaaactttatgagCAACAATGTATTTACCGGGTGTATCCCTCTAAAACATTTATTCGGATTTTGTgaagactataaaaaaatattacttaattgtaATCAACAGCTGATTTTAAATCGCGCATCTACCGACCTGGATGCGATACACGTTGTTGGCGAGGGCGCAACCGAAGCAGtctcaaaaaatagaaaaattacaattgaacTTACTAGGGTGGTGTGGAAAATGCCTATTATCAGAGTTagtgataaagaaaaattaaggttgATAAAAGTGGTAGATTCGTGTAAAACACTATCATGTGCGTTCAGAACCTGGGATCTCTGCGAATATCCTATTCTCCCTAGAAATACCTCACATTCGTGGACGGTAAAGTCCAGCAACTTGTTAGAAAAACCGAGGTTTGTGTTATTCGGATTACAAacagatcgaaaaaaaaatattgaaatagacGCTGGACGCTTTGATCACTGtcaactaaaaaatcttaaggTTCACTTAAATTCTGAAGTGTATCCATATGAAGACTTTCGtgctgattttaaaaataatacaactagtATACTGTATAAGGCCTATGCAGActttcaaaaatcatattatgagaAAGAGTATAGTGAACCTTTAttgtcaaaacatatttttcaaaactattcaCCAATCATCGTTGTTGATTTATCGTGTCAAAACGATAATGTGAAGTCGTCAACCGTAGACCtacgtattgaatttgaaacTGATACCGTTATTCCGGAAAAAACTACAGCGTATTGCTTAATATTACATGaccagattataaattatagcccGTTTAGTGGCGAagttagaaaattgtaa